In the Primulina tabacum isolate GXHZ01 chromosome 7, ASM2559414v2, whole genome shotgun sequence genome, AATAATGTTCAATTATCCAACCACTAAGTGTTCCAATTCGAAATTGCAATTGCTTGCAAGCGACATGTATTATCTTTGAGGCCTTTCTATCAAATGGTGTATTAGTGGAATCATTTTAAAGATATTTGAATTATGACGGACACATATCGTCAGGAGGTGATTTTGGATTGCATAAATAAGCATTTATTGTCTATTTCGGATTATTGTTTTCACTGTTTCAGTCTTCCAACTTCAAATTGAATATAAACTTTTCAGACCTTTATCGTGAGTCTGGTGCATCTTGTTCATGTAGAATTTGGCAGGTGAAGTTAAAAAGTAAAAAAGTTTCATACAGCTATTGTAGAATCATTAACATATATTCTTTCAACCGAAACTTTGGGTGAAAGATCATTGAATGTACTTTTTGTCCCGTTATTCTTTTACCATGACAAATCGAATACTTCCCACAAAGATTTAGCTATGAGCATTTTATGATGTTGGTGGATTGAATCTTCATGACATGAAAATAAGAGTAAAGGAACGAAAGCGTTTCACAATTGAGCTTCTTAGAGTACTGCGTATACCACCATTGAAATTACTGTTAGTATGAACATTTTCTTATATTTCCATGTCCCGTTTTTTCATCCTGTAATAAGTGTATGTAATACTTAAGTGATACTGAACCATAGATTACATCTAGCAGCATGGTCTGGCCATGCCGAGGTTGTAAATTATCTCTGCAAGAACAAGGCTGATATCGGTGCTGCTGCCATGGATGACATGGGTGCCATTCATTTTGCTGCTCAAAAGGGTCATCTTGAGGTTATCAAGATTCTTCATGCATCCagcatctcaatcaaatcttaTAATCGTAAGGGCATGACTGCTCTTCATTATGCTGCTCAAGGCTCTCACCTCGAACTCGTCAAGTATTTATTGAAGAAATGTGAGAATCTGGATGCAAAGAACAAGTCTGGAAAAACTGCTGAGGATCTTGCAAGTAGTGAAGATGTTAAATATATGTACACATCATTAGATGGACCATTAGTTTGACTCAGTAAATGATATAAATAGCTTGACTCTGTAATCTTCTCGAATTAATTGGAAGCCATTTTTCCTCCTTCATTCTTTTGTCTTTGTCTCTGGTGATGAGCTTAACCGCTTCCATGGAAGAGTATCTTCTTCctttaacatggtatcagagctgaaTTTCTTCCGCATCTGATCGAATTGACTCATGGCGGCACATACATCCAATTTTAGCTTCAGCGATCCTCTATATCTGCATCCATCCGATGCTCCTGGAGCTTCGCTTGTCTCAGAACCCTTAATTGGTACAGAAAATTATGGAGTTTGGAGTAGGGCAATGCTACTGGCACTACGAGCGAAGAACAAGCTCGGTTTCATCAATGGAACATGTCGAAAACCAGCTGATAATCATCCTACTCTGCATCAATGGGAGTGATGCAATGCAATTGTTCTGTTGTGGTTGATGAGCTCAGTCTCGAAGGAAATTTTTAGTGGAATCATATATTGCACTGAGGCTTCTGCTGTCTGGACAGATCTCAAGGAGCGATTTGACAAAATATGTGGATCGAGAATTTTTTCTCTTCATCGTGAGATCTCACATTTGTCACAGGGCTCTTCCTCCATTTCGATGTATTTTTCAAACTTGAAGAAGCTATGGGATGAGTATTCCTCTTTGGTTACGCTCCCATCTTGTGGATGTGCTACTGCTAAGGCATATCTCGATCATGATCAACATCAACGTCTTCTTCAATTTCTCATGGGCTTAAATGAGATGTATGGGCATGTTCGCAGCCAGATT is a window encoding:
- the LOC142552275 gene encoding uncharacterized protein LOC142552275; amino-acid sequence: MKIRVKERKRFTIELLRVLRIPPLKLLLHLAAWSGHAEVVNYLCKNKADIGAAAMDDMGAIHFAAQKGHLEVIKILHASSISIKSYNRKGMTALHYAAQGSHLELVKYLLKKCENLDAKNKSGKTAEDLASSEDVSNFLVEWKNGSGKSVGVSDEKREKGKQESTHEETTRSVDDALDRDRIAEDENGETSKRKGAGELRENQPETKKSKVSLNHLLAADDTQEDE